In Bacillota bacterium, the sequence CCCGGCCTTGATTTCGGAGCCGGGCTTCGCCACCCTCCCGTTAAGCTGCACACGTCCGGCGAGGCAGGCCTCCTTTGCGGACGTGCGCCGCTTGAGGAGGCGGCTCACCTGCAGGAATTTATCAAGCCGCATTTCCTTCTCCGAATCCCTCCCCCTAAGAAAAGAAAAAAGGTCCTCAGACCTTTCCGGTGAAACGCAACAAAACCATTACCTGCTTCATCACAAAAGGAGTTTGCTCCGCAGGTAATTGCAGCTGCCTTGTTGAGAATTTTTTGTTTGAATCTTTTATGAAGAAATTGCATCCCTCAGCGCCTTGCCGGGCCGGAAGGCAGGCACCTTTGTAGCCGCGATCTGGATTTCTTCACCCGTCTGAGGGTTGCGGCCCGTCCTTGCCGCCCTGTTGCGAACCTCAAAGGTGCCAAAGCCAACAAGCTGAACCTTTTCCCCCCGGGAAAGCGCCTCTTCAATGGTGGCAAAAACCGCGTTCACCGCCTTTTCGGCATCCTT encodes:
- a CDS encoding HU family DNA-binding protein; the encoded protein is MNKAELISSVADKSEMSKKDAEKAVNAVFATIEEALSRGEKVQLVGFGTFEVRNRAARTGRNPQTGEEIQIAATKVPAFRPGKALRDAISS